One window from the genome of Alosa alosa isolate M-15738 ecotype Scorff River chromosome 15, AALO_Geno_1.1, whole genome shotgun sequence encodes:
- the LOC125307895 gene encoding NACHT, LRR and PYD domains-containing protein 3-like, with the protein MSDVGDHKEEDSSGEVRFHTGNATQDQSWKRVLQGTGDSVSPTSSDVALNSEHSMGYPINFGTGDRRQQDRPHSPSFTVTSLKSDRSKGFPVNFSADDIQQARPHSPSFTVTSLKSDRSKGFPVNFSADDIQQDRPHSPPFTVTSLKSDRSKGFPVNFSADDTSQEKNEATGCFIKGVPDIQHQSEVTDKMASFQKFHKDCMSRKFKTLSEGPSPHTNPLLLNEIYTELYITEVEREEVNKQHEIRQIEKASRTAAIEDTPISCNDIFKPLPGQHKTIKTVLTVGVAGIGKTVSVHKFILDWAEGKTNEDVQFIFPLPFRELNLLKEKKLSLLDLIEHFFSEMKSLPPVFTSSKHRVMFIFDGLDECRIPLDFQSNPKCSDVTEPVSVDVLLTNLIKGNLLSSALLWITTRPAAANQIPHASTNLVTEIRGFSDPQKEEYVMKKISDEDLAKRTITYLRSSRSLYIMCHIPVFCWITATVLERMLSGTENVEIPRTLTQVYVHFLTIQIGIKNVKYSEKQKGKDTDEEMIFKLGKLAFQQLEKVNLIFYEEDLRECGIDVTEALVYSGVCTQIFREESGLYQGKVFSFVHLSIQEFLAALYVFLSFSNKERTGKNKPDQHQMSQLSALFRASTLHDLHKTAVDLALQSKNGHLDLFLRFLLGLSLKSNQKLLQKLLKNRGASMDKEKTVEYLKSNFLESHSLETNLNLVHCLNELGDTSMVEDIQRSLISGQPPWPDDKPHSFHQCASLVYLLLTAAEGQYEFKYNQIIKTDTCLVKMLPVIKASIKARLGKCLLTANSCKLLAPVLTQCSCLVRDLDLSDNEIGDAGVMTLSEALSNPKSKLESLWLRNCSLTENSCACLASVLSCSSSLRQLDLSGNRIQDAGVELLTDGLRSTHCTLEELRLHNCGLTDESCASLASALRSNPSHLRELHLSGNTLRESGEKLLEALQKNPHNSLESLITGSIEDDSAEAEEITKEVTRIMTITTQVASVSNANDGSDAKMSDVGDHKEEDSSGEVRFHTGNETQDQSWKRVLQGTGDSVSPTSSDVALNSEHSMGYPINFGIGDRRQQDRPHSPTFTVLSLKSDRSKDFPVNFSADDILQEKNEATGCFIKGVPDIQHQLRNCSLTERSCAILASVLSCSSSLRQLDLSGNWIQDDGVELLTDGLRSTHCVLEELRLHNCGLTDESCASLAAALRSNPSHLRELHLSGNTLRESGEKLLEALQKNPHNSLESLILVFYTDRRFPWIPDELRWRACPRYSACVRW; encoded by the exons ATGAGTGATGTAGGAGACCACAAGGAGGAGGACAGCTCTGGTGAAGTGAGATTTCACACAGGGAATGCAACCCAAGACCAAAGCTGGAAAAG AGTGTTGCAGGGGACAGGGGACAGTGTTTCTCCAACATCAAGCGATGTTGCTCTCAACAGTGAGCACTCAATGGGATACCCAATCAACTTTGGGACTGGAGATCGGAG acagCAAGATAGACCACATTCACCTTCATTCACTGTCACGTCATTGAAAAGTGACAGGTCAAAGGGTTTCCCAGTCAACTTCTCCGCTGATGACAT ACAGCAAGCTAGACCACATTCACCTTCATTCACTGTCACATCATTGAAAAGTGACAGGTCAAAGGGTTTCCCAGTCAACTTCTCTGCTGATGACAT ACAGCAAGATAGACCACATTCACCGCCATTCACTGTCACCTCCTTGAAAAGTGACAGGTCAAAGGGTTTCCCAGTCAACTTCTCCGCTGATGACAC TTCACAGGAGAAGAATGAGGCAACAGGGTGTTTCATCAAAGGTGTCCCTGACATCCAACACCA AAGTGAAGTCACAGATAAAATGGCATCATTTCAGAAATTTCACAAAGACTGTATGTCGAGGAAGTTTAAAACCCTATCTGAAGGACCATCACCACATACAAACCCACTTCTCCTTAACGAGATCTACACAGAGCTGTACATTACAGAGGTGGAACGTGAAGAGGTCAATAAACAACATGAaatcagacagatagagaaagcCTCAAGAACAGCAGCAATAGAAGACACGCCAATCAGCTGTAACGACATCTTTAAACCCTTACCTGGACAACACAAAACTATTAAAACAGTGTTGACTGTGGGAGTGGCTGGCATTGGAAAAACAGTCTCTGTGCATAAGTTCATTTTAGACTGGGCTGAAGGAAAAACTAATGAGGATGTCCAATTCATATTTCCTCTTCCTTTCCGAGAGCTGAACCTGTTGAAGGAGAAGAAACTCAGTCTGTTGGATCTTATTGAGCACTTTTTCTCAGAAATGAAAAGCCTTCCACCAGTCTTCACCAGTTCCAAGCACAGAGTCATGTTCATCTTTGATGGCCTGGATGAGTGTCGAATTCCTCTGGATTTCCAGTCCAATCCAAAGTGTTCTGATGTGACAGAGCCAGTGTCAGTGGATGTGCTGCTGACAAACCTCATCAAGGGGAATCTcctttcctctgctctcctctggatCACCACCAGACCAgcagcagccaatcagatcCCTCATGCGTCCACTAACCTAGTGACAGAGATTCGAGGATTCAGTGACCCACAAAAGGAGGAGTATGTCATGAAGAAAATCAGTGATGAAGATCTGGCGAAAAGAACCATCACATACCTGAGGTCATCCAGGAGCCTCTACATCATGTGTCACATTCCAGTATTCTGCTGGATCACAGCTACTGTTCTAGAGAGAATGTTGAGTGGAACAGAGAATGTTGAAATCCCCAGAACTCTGACTCAAGTGTATGTTCACTTTCTGACCATTCAGATTGGTATCAAAAATGTAAAGTACTCAGAGAAACAAAAGGGAAAAGACACAGATGAAGAGATGATTTTCAAACTGGGGAAACTGGCCTTTCAACAGTTGGAGAAGGTCAATCTGATCTTCTATGAGGAAGACCTGAGAGAGTGTGGCATTGATGTCACAGAAGCATTAGTGTACTCAGGAGTGTGTACTCAGATCTTTAGAGAGGAGTCTGGGCTGTACCAGGGGAAGGTGTTCAGTTTTGTGCATCTGAGCATTCAGGAGTTTCTTGCAGCTTTGTATGTGTTCCTCAGCTTCAGCAATAAAGAAAGAACAGGAAAAAACAAGCCTGACCAACATCAAATGTCTCAGCTCTCTGCTCTGTTCAGAGCTTCAACACTTCACGATCTACACAAGACTGCAGTGGATCTGGCCTTACAGAGTAAGAACGGACATCTGGACCTTTTTCTACGCTTCCTTCTGGGCCTTTCACTGAAGTCCAATCAGAAACTCCTGCAAAAGCTGTTGAAGAACAGAGGTGCCTCCATGGACAAGGAGAAGACGGTTGAGTACTTAAAGAGTAATTTTTTAGAGAGTCACTCATTGGAGACAAACCTCAATCTTGTCCACTGTCTCAATGAATTAGGAGACACCTCTATGGTGGAGGACATACAGAGAAGCCTGATATCAGGTCAACCTCCTTGGCCTGATGACAAACCCCACTCGTTTCACCAATGTGCTTCTCTTGTGTACCTGCTGCTGACTGCAGCCGAAGGCCAATATGAGTTTAAATACAACCAGATCATCAAAACAGATACATGTCTGGTGAAGATGCTACCAGTTATCAAAGCATCCATAAAAGCTCG GCTTGGGAAGTGTTTGCTCACTGCTAACAGCTGTAAGCTGCTGGCCCCTGTTCTTACCCAATGCTCTTGCCTGGTCCGAGATCTGGACCTCAGTGACAATGAGATCGGCGATGCTGGAGTGATGACACTCTCAGAGGCGCTGTCAAACCCAAAGTCCAAACTGGAATCACTATG GTTGAGGAACTGTTCCCTGACAGAGAATAGCTGTGCCTGTCTGGCCTCAGTGCTCTCCTGTAGCTCCTCACTCAGACAGCTGGACCTGAGTGGAAACAGGATTCAGGACGCTGGAGTGGAACTCCTCACTGATGGTCTGAGgagcacacactgcacactggaGGAGTTGAG ACTCCATAACTGTGGCCTCACAGATGAGAGCTGTGCTTCCCTGGCTTCAGCACTGAGGTCCAACCCTTCCCACCTGAGAGAGCTCCACCTGAGCGGCAACACTCTGAGGGAATCTGGAGAGAAGCTTCTGGAAGCACTGCAGAAGAATCCACATAATAGTCTGGAGAGTTTGAT AACAGGATCAATAGAAGATGATAGTGCTGAAGCTGAAGAAATAACCAAAGAAGTAACCAGAATCATGACCATCACCACACAAGTTGCATCTGTGTCAAATGCCAAT GATGGAAGTGATGCAAAGATGAGTGATGTAGGAGACCACAAGGAGGAGGACAGCTCTGGTGAAGTGAGATTTCACACAGGGAATGAAACCCAAGACCAAAGCTGGAAAAG AGTGTTGCAGGGGACAGGGGACAGTGTTTCTCCAACATCAAGCGATGTTGCTCTCAACAGTGAGCACTCAATGGGATACCCAATCAACTTTGGGATTGGAGATCGGAG ACAGCAAGACAGACCACATTCACCTAcattcactgtcctgtcattgAAAAGTGACAGGTCAAAGGATTTCCCAGTCAACTTCTCCGCTGATGACAT TTTACAAGAGAAGAATGAGGCAACAGGGTGTTTCATCAAAGGTGTCCCTGACATCCAACACCA GTTGAGGAACTGTTCCCTGACAGAGAGAAGCTGTGCTATTTTGGCCTCAGTGctctcctgcagctcctccCTCAGACAGCTGGACCTGAGTGGAAACTGGATTCAGGACGACGGAGTGGAACTCCTCACTGATGGTCTGAGGAGCACACACTGTGTCCTGGAGGAGTTGAG ACTCCATAACTGTGGCCTCACAGATGAGAGCTGTGCTTCCCTGGCTGCAGCACTGAGGTCCAACCCTTCCCACCTGAGAGAGCTCCACCTGAGCGGCAACACTCTGAGGGAATCTGGAGAGAAGCTTCTGGAAGCACTGCAGAAGAATCCACATAATAGTCTGGAGAGTTTGAT ATTGGTTTTTTATACGGATAGAAGATTTCCGTGGATTCCAGACGAGCTAAGATGGCGAGCCTGTCCAAGATATTCAGCGTGCGTCAGATGGTGA
- the LOC125308631 gene encoding protein NLRC3-like, translating into MASFQKFHKDCMSRKFKTLSEGPSPHTNPLLLNEIYTELYITEVESEEVNKQHEIRQIEKASRTAAIEDTPISCNDIFKPLPGQHKTIKTVLTVGVAGIGKTVSVHKFILDWAEGKTNEDVQFIFPLPFRELNLLKEKKLSLLDLIEHFFSEMKRLSPVFTSSKHRVMFIFDGLDECRIPLDFQSNQKCSDITEPVSVDVLLTNLIKGNLLSSALLWITTRPAAANQIPHASTNLVTEIRGFSDPQKEEYVMKKISDEDLAKRTITYLRSSRSLYIMCHIPVFCWITATVLERMLSGTENVEIPRTLTQVYVHFLIIQIGIKNVKYSEKQKGKDEEMIFKLGKLAFQQLVKA; encoded by the exons ATGGCATCATTTCAGAAATTTCACAAAGACTGTATGTCGAGGAAGTTTAAAACCCTATCTGAAGGACCATCACCACATACAAACCCACTTCTCCTTAACGAGATCTACACAGAGCTGTACATTACAGAGGTGGAAAGTGAAGAGGTCAATAAACAACATGAaatcagacagatagagaaagcCTCAAGAACAGCAGCAATAGAAGACACGCCAATCAGCTGTAACGACATCTTTAAACCCTTACCTGGACAACACAAAACTATTAAAACAGTGTTGACTGTGGGAGTGGCTGGCATTGGAAAAACAGTCTCTGTGCATAAGTTCATTTTAGACTGGGCTGAAGGAAAAACTAATGAGGATGTCCAATTCATATTTCCTCTTCCTTTCCGAGAATTGAACCTGTTGAAGGAGAAGAAACTCAGTCTGTTGGATCTTATTGAGCACTTTTTCTCAGAAATGAAACGCCTTTCTCCAGTCTTCACCAGTTCAAAGCACAGAGTCATGTTCATCTTTGATGGCCTGGATGAGTGTCGAATTCCTCTGGATTTCCAGTCCAACCAAAAGTGTTCTGATATCACAGAGCCAGTGTCAGTGGATGTGCTGCTGACAAACCTCATCAAGGGGAATCTcctttcctctgctctcctctggatCACTACCAGACCAgcagcagccaatcagatcCCTCATGCGTCCACTAACCTAGTGACAGAGATTCGAGGATTCAGTGACCCACAAAAGGAGGAGTATGTCATGAAGAAAATCAGTGATGAAGATCTGGCCAAAAGAACCATCACATACCTGAGGTCATCCAGGAGCCTCTACATCATGTGTCACATACCAGTATTCTGCTGGATCACAGCTACTGTTCTAGAGAGAATGTTGAGTGGAACAGAGAATGTTGAAATCCCCAGAACTCTGACTCAAGTGTATGTTCACTTTTTAATCATTCAGATTGGTATCAAAAATGTGAAGTACTCAGAGAAACAAAAGGGAAAAGACGAAGAGATGATTTTCAAACTGGGGAAACTGGCCTTCCAACAGTTGGTGAAG GCTTGA